A DNA window from Bacteroides cellulosilyticus contains the following coding sequences:
- a CDS encoding IS3 family transposase: protein MSQRHSTRRKHGCIKFLCDYFGITRQGYYKHVNRHLEVDILTTSIVLYCKELLELMPKAGMRELYACCVSKFGPKMVIGRDRCYDIFRSNGLCQRTSRKRPKTTNSNHNYYIYPDLLNVTPKFVATRLGAMVVADITYVNTGQGWAYLSLLTDAASRAIVGYALYKTLETEGPLKALEMAISFYEKYHIDMSTLIHHSDRGVQYCSNKYVERLKEHQINISMTQCGDPLHNALAERMNNTIKNGWLFDSDDESFEQVSKRIEDAVYVYNHVRPHQGINMRTPMEVLRETVEFTA, encoded by the coding sequence TTGTCACAGAGGCACTCAACCCGACGCAAACATGGTTGTATAAAGTTCCTCTGTGATTACTTCGGCATAACCCGACAAGGTTATTACAAGCATGTGAACCGGCATTTGGAGGTTGATATCCTTACCACAAGCATCGTGTTGTACTGCAAGGAACTGTTGGAACTCATGCCCAAAGCTGGTATGCGCGAGTTATACGCCTGCTGCGTGAGTAAGTTTGGACCAAAGATGGTTATCGGTCGTGATCGTTGTTATGACATTTTTCGCTCCAATGGTTTGTGTCAACGTACAAGTCGCAAGCGTCCTAAAACAACGAATTCGAACCATAATTACTATATCTACCCCGATCTGTTGAATGTTACACCCAAATTTGTCGCTACGCGATTGGGCGCTATGGTAGTGGCGGATATAACCTACGTAAACACCGGTCAGGGCTGGGCTTACCTCTCGTTGCTTACCGATGCGGCAAGTCGTGCCATCGTGGGATATGCACTTTACAAAACTCTTGAGACGGAGGGACCCTTGAAAGCTTTGGAGATGGCAATATCATTCTATGAGAAGTATCACATAGACATGAGCACTCTTATTCATCATTCCGACCGGGGTGTCCAGTATTGCTCAAATAAATATGTAGAGAGGCTTAAAGAGCATCAAATCAACATCAGTATGACGCAGTGTGGTGATCCTTTGCATAATGCATTGGCTGAAAGAATGAACAACACCATTAAAAACGGTTGGCTATTCGACTCTGATGATGAGAGCTTCGAGCAAGTAAGCAAGCGCATTGAAGATGCTGTATATGTATATAATCATGTGCGGCCTCATCAAGGGATAAACATGAGGACACCTATGGAAGTGCTCAGAGAAACGGTAGAATTTACAGCATAA
- a CDS encoding TolC family protein, producing the protein MKKLGLIILLGLSQALPSVAQQQQVTLDLQQTIKMANDSSLEAFRTKNMYLSGYWEYRTYKANRLPSLTLNMTPAQYNRDITKRYDSEQDLDIYRSQQSFYAYGNLAVRQNFDLTGGTFYLDTELGYMRSFGSNPYTQYTSVPVRLGYSQSLVGYNPFRWERKIEPLKYEKVKKEYIYNAEQVSEQATTYFFALAMAQAEYDLAKENVASSDTLYRIGMQRLKIASISRADLLTLKLDVVNARNTLQNAESSLKRAMFSLASFLNLEKNTEIRLLLPSRPGELNIPVDAALDAARSNNPNFLGLRQDILEAERNVDKTKKESRFNASINASVGFNQVAEKFGEAYNRPMQQEMVSVSVSIPLVDWGVRKGKYNMARNNLNVVKTSSRQNEISIEEEVIMTVSDFNVQQDLVTSAEEALDLSILAYNETRQRFIIGKADISSLTLSLNRQQEAQRNYISALKNYWLNYYKIRKLTLHDFASGFSLSDKFDYAR; encoded by the coding sequence ATGAAGAAACTTGGTTTAATTATTCTTTTAGGACTTTCACAGGCGCTTCCGTCCGTCGCACAGCAACAGCAGGTAACGCTGGATTTGCAACAGACGATTAAGATGGCGAACGACAGTTCGCTGGAGGCGTTTCGTACCAAAAATATGTATCTTTCAGGCTATTGGGAATATCGCACCTATAAGGCAAATCGCTTGCCGAGTCTGACACTGAATATGACTCCTGCACAGTATAACCGTGACATTACGAAGCGTTATGACTCCGAACAGGATTTGGATATTTACCGTAGCCAACAGTCTTTCTATGCCTATGGTAACTTGGCTGTCAGGCAAAACTTTGACCTGACGGGTGGTACTTTCTATTTGGATACCGAGTTGGGCTATATGCGTAGTTTCGGTTCCAATCCCTACACGCAGTATACCAGTGTCCCTGTTCGTTTAGGTTATTCGCAAAGTCTGGTAGGTTATAATCCTTTTCGCTGGGAACGAAAGATTGAACCGCTGAAATACGAGAAAGTTAAGAAGGAATATATCTACAATGCCGAGCAGGTCTCCGAACAGGCCACTACTTATTTCTTTGCACTTGCCATGGCGCAGGCTGAGTATGACTTGGCAAAAGAGAATGTCGCTTCTTCCGATACGCTTTATCGTATTGGTATGCAACGTCTGAAGATAGCCTCTATCAGTCGCGCCGATCTTCTGACGCTGAAGCTGGACGTGGTGAATGCCCGTAACACTTTGCAGAATGCTGAAAGTTCATTGAAACGTGCCATGTTCTCGCTGGCTTCTTTCCTCAATCTGGAAAAGAATACAGAGATACGGCTTCTTCTCCCCAGCCGTCCCGGAGAACTAAACATCCCTGTAGATGCTGCCTTGGATGCCGCCCGTTCCAACAACCCGAACTTCCTTGGATTACGCCAGGACATATTGGAAGCAGAACGGAATGTAGACAAGACTAAGAAAGAATCCCGCTTCAACGCCAGTATCAACGCCAGTGTCGGTTTCAACCAGGTGGCGGAGAAATTTGGAGAAGCCTACAACCGCCCTATGCAGCAGGAAATGGTATCCGTCAGCGTCTCCATTCCTTTAGTGGACTGGGGAGTGCGTAAGGGTAAATATAATATGGCCCGTAACAATCTGAATGTAGTAAAGACCTCTTCCCGTCAGAACGAAATCAGCATTGAAGAAGAAGTCATTATGACCGTAAGTGATTTCAATGTCCAGCAAGACTTGGTGACAAGTGCCGAGGAAGCCCTCGACCTTTCCATCCTGGCATACAATGAAACCCGCCAACGCTTCATCATCGGTAAGGCGGATATCAGTAGCCTTACCTTGTCATTGAACCGTCAGCAAGAAGCCCAGCGCAACTATATCTCAGCCCTGAAAAACTACTGGCTGAACTATTACAAAATCCGCAAGCTAACCCTGCACGATTTTGCCAGCGGCTTCTCTCTTTCTGACAAGTTCGACTATGCCCGATAA
- a CDS encoding transposase encodes MKYSKKKYNYYSDDERMSYIREYLSSPESKSQFCKRNGFCAKLLTYWLNKYQMEDKAMGISPKPVNSDAIDSSISELQKELSLLRAENRKLHRSLADESLRHEACEELINLAESTYHIKVRKNSDAK; translated from the coding sequence ATGAAATATTCGAAAAAGAAGTACAACTATTACAGTGATGATGAACGAATGTCTTATATTCGTGAGTATTTATCAAGTCCCGAGAGCAAATCTCAGTTTTGTAAGCGTAACGGCTTTTGTGCCAAGCTTCTTACTTATTGGCTTAACAAGTATCAAATGGAAGACAAAGCTATGGGTATATCACCTAAACCGGTAAATAGCGATGCTATTGATTCTAGTATTTCTGAGCTCCAGAAAGAACTATCGCTATTGCGTGCTGAGAACCGTAAACTTCATCGGTCTCTTGCTGATGAGAGTTTACGTCATGAGGCGTGCGAAGAACTCATCAATCTTGCTGAATCCACGTATCATATCAAGGTACGAAAAAACTCCGATGCCAAGTAA
- a CDS encoding tetratricopeptide repeat protein — MHIILKLLLLREMLFCLLLFGGMIVLASSCQHPIEEAPIHSTITLWATDTVQSPSLKASIYCYYGRRYLNGHNYEDALQCFSQAAGIFEKKSLTASYANALRNMGRIYLLSSRPDSALYYYLQAQEAVADFDPTLFMDISTELSIVCHNVDDWEEGKQQMLQYRRISATDELPMRRVSNGMFLMKEDFVRGRNRNLNLLQGEEFKIKDYRQFASEYQELYASWCKMNEDQLALDREIKEKYNSEILKNENQRIRNELLNRKVWLLSIGFGAMLLVVVGFVAFHLYKRNVQRRIEHLLTRLKENEKQLDEGRVESEEKRRQLLQENHELSRRIEKLFVRQKDKDELNSYLQKLNVSYTKQLKEYQEIHSLLPVERTLALSRLCQLRCQPAYGLVKSDEEWMEVFGVIDTLYGDMSEKLDGYKLGMQERRICYLIRAGFTNGMIAIVSNVTADAIAKSKQRMKSKFLLSGGNAFDDFIRKL, encoded by the coding sequence ATGCATATTATACTGAAATTGCTATTACTACGGGAAATGCTGTTCTGTTTATTGCTTTTTGGAGGGATGATTGTACTTGCGTCATCTTGCCAGCATCCTATAGAGGAAGCTCCCATTCACAGTACCATCACTTTATGGGCTACCGACACGGTGCAAAGTCCGTCTCTGAAAGCTTCTATCTATTGTTACTATGGCCGTCGATACCTGAATGGGCATAACTATGAGGATGCACTGCAATGCTTTTCACAAGCTGCCGGCATATTCGAAAAGAAATCACTGACCGCTTCTTATGCCAATGCCTTGCGAAATATGGGGCGGATCTATCTTTTATCTTCGCGTCCGGACAGTGCCCTGTATTATTATCTTCAAGCGCAGGAGGCAGTGGCGGACTTTGACCCGACTCTTTTTATGGATATTTCTACTGAATTATCCATTGTCTGCCATAATGTGGATGATTGGGAAGAAGGAAAGCAACAAATGCTTCAATACCGGAGAATATCGGCAACGGACGAACTTCCGATGCGGCGGGTTTCCAATGGGATGTTTCTGATGAAAGAGGATTTTGTGAGAGGAAGGAATCGAAATCTGAACCTGTTGCAGGGCGAAGAGTTTAAAATCAAAGACTACAGGCAGTTTGCTTCCGAATATCAGGAACTTTATGCAAGCTGGTGTAAAATGAATGAGGATCAATTGGCTTTAGACCGTGAAATAAAGGAGAAGTACAATAGTGAAATCTTGAAAAATGAGAATCAGCGGATAAGAAATGAGCTGTTAAATCGTAAAGTATGGTTGCTTTCTATCGGTTTCGGAGCCATGCTTTTAGTTGTAGTTGGCTTTGTGGCTTTTCACTTATACAAACGGAATGTTCAGAGGAGGATTGAACATTTGCTTACTCGCCTGAAAGAGAATGAGAAACAATTGGATGAAGGAAGAGTGGAATCGGAAGAAAAACGGCGGCAATTATTACAAGAAAATCATGAATTGTCTCGGAGGATAGAGAAGTTGTTCGTCCGGCAGAAAGATAAGGATGAGTTGAACTCTTATTTGCAGAAACTGAATGTATCCTATACAAAGCAATTGAAAGAATATCAGGAAATTCATTCCTTATTGCCTGTTGAGCGTACGCTTGCACTAAGCCGGTTGTGTCAGTTGCGTTGCCAACCGGCATATGGACTGGTGAAGTCGGATGAGGAATGGATGGAGGTATTTGGAGTAATCGATACTCTTTATGGTGATATGTCGGAGAAACTGGACGGTTATAAACTGGGTATGCAGGAGCGGAGGATATGTTATCTTATCCGAGCCGGGTTCACGAATGGCATGATTGCCATTGTTTCTAACGTAACTGCCGATGCTATTGCGAAGTCAAAGCAGCGTATGAAGAGTAAATTTTTGTTGTCCGGTGGTAATGCTTTTGATGATTTTATACGGAAGTTGTAG
- a CDS encoding ATP-binding protein, which yields MEEDKLGDGIFADAKTVNDFYLALSVVAGDRMKGRTDTLVFIDEIQAYDHLLTMLKFLKEDNRFTYIASGSLLGVTLKNTSSIPMGSIEIKHMYPMDFEEFIIANGVGEFAISTMRTQFLEHQSLPDSLHAKMLDLFKKYLIVGGLPDAVRTFVEEKNVMAIRKIQEDILALYGVDASKYERDHAKLKIQRVYSLIPSNLENKKKRMVVKDIEGKKGKRMADYEEEFDYLISAGVVLEVKAISAPSYPLVENCGKNLLKLYLNDVGLLTGLFLKNNIQAIMQDVQSINLGSIYETVVAQELSAHGFNLYYYDNKNNGEVDFLIDDADNLSVMPLEVKSGKDYTIHSALTKFLKVETYNIHQAFVLSNEQKVYQKNGVTYIPIYYIMFFEHSDAVIGEF from the coding sequence ATGGAAGAGGATAAGTTGGGGGATGGGATCTTTGCGGATGCCAAAACGGTGAATGATTTCTATCTGGCATTGAGCGTGGTAGCGGGTGACAGGATGAAAGGACGTACTGATACACTTGTCTTTATAGATGAGATACAAGCCTACGATCATTTGCTAACCATGTTGAAGTTTCTAAAAGAAGATAATCGGTTTACCTATATAGCGAGTGGTTCGCTATTGGGCGTAACATTGAAGAATACGTCTTCCATTCCTATGGGAAGTATTGAGATTAAGCACATGTACCCAATGGATTTTGAGGAGTTTATCATAGCTAATGGTGTCGGTGAATTTGCCATCTCAACTATGAGGACTCAGTTCTTGGAACATCAATCACTACCGGATTCATTACATGCTAAAATGCTTGATTTATTCAAGAAATATCTGATTGTAGGAGGATTACCTGATGCTGTGAGGACTTTTGTTGAAGAAAAGAATGTAATGGCTATCCGAAAAATACAGGAAGATATTCTTGCTCTTTACGGTGTAGACGCATCTAAATATGAAAGAGACCATGCCAAACTGAAGATACAACGTGTATATAGCTTGATACCATCCAACTTGGAAAACAAAAAAAAGCGCATGGTGGTGAAAGATATTGAAGGGAAAAAAGGTAAGCGAATGGCGGACTATGAGGAAGAATTTGATTATCTTATCTCTGCCGGAGTCGTTTTAGAAGTGAAAGCCATCAGTGCACCCAGCTATCCGCTAGTGGAGAACTGTGGTAAAAACCTACTTAAACTCTATTTGAATGATGTGGGATTGCTTACAGGTTTATTTTTAAAAAACAATATACAGGCCATTATGCAAGATGTGCAAAGTATTAATTTAGGTTCGATTTATGAAACGGTGGTGGCGCAAGAATTGTCTGCGCATGGATTTAATCTGTATTACTATGATAATAAAAACAATGGGGAAGTGGATTTTTTGATAGATGATGCAGATAACCTCAGTGTAATGCCCCTAGAAGTAAAATCAGGCAAAGATTATACCATTCATAGTGCACTCACTAAGTTCTTGAAAGTAGAAACATATAATATACACCAAGCTTTTGTCCTGTCCAATGAGCAAAAAGTTTATCAGAAGAACGGAGTCACCTATATCCCCATTTACTACATCATGTTTTTTGAACATAGTGATGCGGTAATTGGCGAGTTTTAA
- a CDS encoding 6-bladed beta-propeller yields the protein MKKIVCIIYIFLCSCHSQSDSNLMVWHYDDFIKRDVKLSDIADKVTIIQPDSIDYKGARIVHASSFFLAGTEQGILRYDKEGHFMNRIGGIGQGPGEYSRLYQMAINETDRIIYVYRMDTSTLLSFSYEGTFLNKYSLQLPEKWAWKFYYLKGKLYFYYSVEADDKLRSCMYAITDTIGNLLSFKQDESIYFASGNYPSFPSDHIGLFGDAMLAWNQYSDTIYRISEKGEEVLAVWGKWDKRLTPAKVEKEEYYQSMIIYTIIETVNYYLCIWRPYDIMKNQWNYCFYDKTSGKLFNSEGIVDDLCGLPSVIPSNYYVMDGYEYLECGYPTYKLLDAWLVSDNSEIRKLAENIDEEGNNVLIRIRLKK from the coding sequence ATGAAAAAGATAGTTTGTATAATATATATTTTTTTGTGTTCATGCCATAGTCAGTCTGACAGTAATCTAATGGTTTGGCATTATGATGATTTCATAAAAAGAGATGTGAAACTCTCTGATATAGCGGACAAGGTAACAATCATTCAACCCGATTCTATTGATTATAAGGGGGCTAGAATTGTGCATGCTTCATCTTTTTTCTTGGCTGGAACGGAGCAGGGTATATTGAGGTATGATAAAGAAGGGCATTTTATGAATAGGATAGGGGGAATAGGGCAAGGGCCGGGTGAATATAGTAGACTTTATCAAATGGCAATAAATGAAACAGACCGGATTATTTATGTTTATCGTATGGATACTTCTACATTATTATCTTTTTCTTATGAAGGGACTTTTCTAAATAAATATTCTCTTCAACTTCCTGAAAAGTGGGCATGGAAGTTTTATTATTTGAAAGGCAAGCTTTACTTTTATTATAGTGTAGAAGCTGATGATAAATTGCGTTCTTGTATGTATGCCATAACAGATACAATAGGGAATTTATTATCTTTTAAACAAGACGAAAGTATATATTTTGCTTCAGGTAATTATCCGAGTTTCCCTTCTGACCATATCGGACTTTTTGGTGATGCTATGTTAGCTTGGAATCAATATAGTGATACCATCTATCGAATTTCAGAAAAAGGGGAAGAGGTTCTTGCTGTATGGGGTAAGTGGGATAAGCGACTGACTCCTGCCAAAGTGGAAAAGGAAGAATATTATCAATCTATGATAATATATACTATAATAGAAACTGTTAATTATTATTTGTGTATATGGCGTCCTTATGACATAATGAAGAACCAATGGAATTATTGTTTTTATGATAAAACATCTGGGAAGTTATTTAATTCAGAGGGAATCGTCGATGATTTATGTGGACTTCCTTCTGTAATTCCTTCTAACTATTACGTGATGGATGGTTATGAATATTTGGAATGTGGCTATCCAACTTATAAACTATTAGATGCTTGGTTGGTTTCTGATAATTCTGAAATACGGAAACTAGCTGAGAACATAGATGAAGAAGGTAATAATGTATTGATACGGATTCGGCTGAAGAAATAA
- a CDS encoding vitamin K epoxide reductase family protein produces MKTLLSSYLRELHIPFTRSFADKLFAEHPHRYNLYGLSDMLSVYKIENTGVQVEDKDLGELTFPFVAHVGNDFVVVSHLSGQMMEYIWRGKRISVPVEEFKRLWSGIALVAEPGKSSVEPEYRKHWKAEFLSSVQKIGMIMILAILLLLGCLQHQLFSSVAGSLVLLINLAGVGVTYLLLLKQGKIQSEYTDKICSLFKQSDCNSVLESEAAKLWGVFSWSEIGLGYFVSSLIMTVFYPQWGPYLALVNLLSLPYTVWSVWYQYKVAKQWCPLCLSVLLLLWLTAIVNVCVGWQWPAFEIQEILFVVILYLLPFLALHLLAERWFRSEQLESVKYELNNLKASESVFLSQLEQQPRYEVGAVTSQILWGCPQAKLRITILTNPHCNPCAQMHKRIGILLKQMGDKVCVQYIFSSFTKELENSVRFLLAVYQQEKRDKAERIYNEWFAGKKYLGEAYIMTFGYDLETTEVSQELGSHNEWQYKNRLTATPTILINGYQLPDNYKIEDMRYLGDLNIN; encoded by the coding sequence ATGAAAACACTTTTATCAAGTTATCTAAGAGAATTACATATCCCCTTTACAAGAAGTTTTGCTGATAAACTTTTTGCAGAGCATCCGCATCGCTATAACTTGTATGGCCTGTCGGATATGTTGTCTGTGTATAAGATAGAGAATACTGGAGTACAGGTGGAAGATAAGGACTTGGGGGAATTAACTTTTCCGTTCGTGGCCCACGTTGGTAATGATTTTGTAGTCGTGAGCCATTTATCCGGACAGATGATGGAATATATCTGGCGGGGAAAACGAATATCTGTACCTGTAGAAGAATTTAAAAGATTATGGTCGGGTATTGCGCTTGTTGCTGAACCGGGAAAATCATCAGTAGAACCGGAATATAGAAAACATTGGAAAGCGGAATTTTTGAGTTCGGTTCAGAAAATAGGTATGATTATGATTTTAGCTATTTTATTGTTATTGGGATGTTTGCAACATCAGTTGTTTTCTTCAGTGGCAGGTAGTTTAGTGTTACTCATTAATCTGGCAGGTGTAGGGGTGACTTATTTATTATTGTTGAAACAGGGGAAAATACAAAGTGAGTATACTGATAAAATCTGTTCTTTATTCAAACAAAGTGATTGTAATAGTGTGCTGGAGTCTGAAGCGGCTAAGCTATGGGGAGTATTTAGTTGGAGTGAAATAGGACTTGGCTATTTTGTATCAAGTCTTATCATGACAGTATTTTATCCCCAATGGGGACCCTACTTGGCTCTTGTCAATTTATTGTCTTTACCTTACACGGTTTGGAGCGTTTGGTATCAGTATAAGGTGGCTAAACAATGGTGTCCGTTGTGCTTGTCTGTTTTGTTGCTGCTTTGGCTGACGGCTATTGTCAATGTTTGTGTAGGATGGCAGTGGCCGGCTTTTGAAATACAGGAGATTCTGTTTGTAGTCATACTTTATTTACTCCCTTTCTTAGCTTTACACCTTCTGGCTGAACGTTGGTTTCGTTCGGAACAATTAGAGAGTGTAAAGTATGAATTGAATAATCTGAAAGCATCAGAGAGTGTTTTTCTTTCTCAATTAGAACAACAGCCTCGTTATGAGGTTGGTGCTGTCACTTCTCAAATTCTTTGGGGATGTCCGCAAGCAAAGTTGCGTATTACGATCCTGACTAATCCGCATTGTAATCCATGCGCACAGATGCATAAACGTATTGGCATATTACTGAAACAAATGGGGGACAAGGTTTGTGTGCAATATATTTTTTCATCTTTCACTAAAGAGCTTGAAAACAGCGTCCGGTTTCTTCTTGCCGTTTATCAACAGGAAAAACGTGATAAGGCTGAAAGGATTTATAATGAGTGGTTTGCAGGAAAGAAGTATTTGGGCGAAGCCTATATCATGACGTTCGGTTATGATTTGGAAACTACAGAAGTTTCTCAAGAGTTGGGTAGTCATAATGAATGGCAATATAAAAACAGGTTAACGGCAACTCCCACTATTTTAATAAACGGTTACCAGTTGCCGGATAATTATAAGATTGAAGATATGAGGTATTTGGGGGATTTAAATATCAATTGA